From one Aquicella lusitana genomic stretch:
- the coxB gene encoding cytochrome c oxidase subunit II — protein sequence MRSVQSTLFALLAASSAAYADTTLNLTRGVSPISHDVYELHMTIFWICVVIGLVVFGVMFYSIIYHRKSRGAKAADFHSHTWLEIGWTIVPVIILVLMVIPATKVLLNMNNYEKDELTIKITGYQWKWQYEYMEDGIRFFSNLSTPADQMQNKAPKGKNYLREVDHPLVIPIHKKVRFLITSNDVNHAWWVPDFGVKRDAIAGLINEAWTKVDKPGTYYGQCAELCGINHAFMPIVVIATTEEGYKNWVAQQKGEATQGAADVNKQWTMQELMKQGEQTYSRICAACHQPAGTGLPPTFPALKGSKIATGPVGDHINIVFNGKSGTAMQAFKNQLNDVELASVITYERNAWGNNTGTMVQPVQIKALRDGKSMDEALAAKPEAAPKGEPAKPTPPEGKPEGESTKPAEPMKSVSPVPAEAAKPAEAPAASPADALKAAMERGEKVYLNTCAVCHQPAGTGMPPTFPALKGGKITTGPVDAHIHQVLYGKPGTAMQAFKDQLNDQEIADVVTYERNAWGNNTGTLVKPENIKAARQSGQTGQKQ from the coding sequence GTGCGAAGCGTACAATCTACCTTGTTTGCATTGCTTGCCGCAAGTAGCGCGGCCTATGCGGACACGACACTGAATTTAACTCGGGGCGTTTCGCCTATTAGCCATGACGTCTATGAATTGCACATGACGATTTTCTGGATCTGTGTTGTTATCGGACTCGTTGTGTTTGGCGTCATGTTTTATTCCATCATCTATCATCGCAAATCACGCGGCGCAAAAGCGGCTGATTTTCATTCCCATACCTGGCTTGAAATCGGTTGGACCATTGTGCCTGTCATTATTCTTGTATTGATGGTGATACCGGCAACCAAAGTGCTGCTCAATATGAATAACTATGAAAAAGATGAGCTGACTATCAAAATCACTGGTTATCAGTGGAAATGGCAATATGAGTATATGGAAGACGGCATCCGCTTTTTTAGCAATCTTTCAACGCCTGCTGACCAGATGCAAAATAAAGCGCCGAAAGGCAAAAATTACTTGCGCGAAGTGGACCATCCGCTTGTGATTCCCATTCATAAAAAAGTGCGTTTCTTGATTACTTCAAACGACGTTAATCACGCCTGGTGGGTGCCAGACTTTGGTGTGAAGCGCGATGCGATCGCGGGATTGATCAATGAAGCCTGGACCAAGGTAGATAAGCCTGGCACGTATTATGGCCAGTGTGCGGAATTGTGCGGCATTAACCATGCCTTTATGCCTATCGTTGTTATCGCAACAACAGAAGAAGGTTACAAAAACTGGGTGGCCCAGCAAAAAGGCGAAGCGACACAGGGTGCGGCTGATGTTAATAAGCAATGGACCATGCAGGAATTGATGAAGCAGGGTGAGCAGACTTATTCACGCATTTGCGCTGCCTGTCACCAGCCTGCTGGCACCGGTCTCCCGCCAACTTTCCCAGCATTAAAGGGCAGCAAGATTGCAACAGGCCCCGTTGGGGACCACATCAATATCGTGTTTAACGGCAAATCTGGTACAGCGATGCAGGCGTTTAAAAACCAGCTAAACGATGTTGAGCTGGCTTCTGTGATCACCTATGAGCGCAATGCCTGGGGTAATAACACAGGGACGATGGTGCAGCCTGTACAAATCAAGGCATTGCGTGACGGCAAATCCATGGATGAGGCGCTGGCTGCCAAACCGGAAGCGGCACCCAAAGGAGAGCCTGCCAAACCGACTCCGCCAGAAGGCAAACCGGAAGGTGAGTCAACCAAGCCTGCGGAACCCATGAAATCGGTTTCGCCAGTGCCTGCAGAAGCAGCGAAACCGGCTGAAGCGCCTGCTGCTTCGCCTGCCGATGCGCTGAAAGCAGCTATGGAGCGCGGCGAAAAGGTATATCTAAATACTTGCGCCGTTTGCCATCAGCCGGCTGGAACGGGTATGCCGCCTACTTTCCCGGCATTAAAAGGAGGCAAGATCACAACAGGGCCGGTAGATGCACATATACACCAGGTTTTATATGGCAAACCCGGTACAGCAATGCAGGCTTTCAAAGACCAGCTGAATGATCAGGAAATTGCTGATGTGGTGACTTATGAGCGTAACGCCTGGGGTAACAATACAGGTACGCTGGTGAAGCCGGAGAATATCAAGGCAGCGCGTCAA
- a CDS encoding S49 family peptidase → MQDMNNNNDINTVLVRDLLKEKRADRRWKNIRFIAWFALFAYLIIATFSFLGKTPTPAGIVNGKYAALIRLDGMIAPGRDLSADELLPVMREAFADKNAVGVVININSPGGTPVQAAIIHDAIIAYKKKYHKKVIVVGEDLLTSGAYYVAVAGDKIYVNPNTITGSIGVIMKGFGFVDLMKKVGVERRVYTAGDNKDRLDPFLPQTPADLEKIKEVMTEVHQNFVQAVIEGRKGKLNGDPKQLFSGDFWSGQTAVKLGLVDDLGNLMEAMNKEFKTTEYKEYGPSANIFRMLSGQLSSAFELFYTYA, encoded by the coding sequence ATGCAAGATATGAATAACAACAACGACATTAACACTGTTCTGGTACGCGATCTTCTTAAGGAAAAACGCGCAGATCGCCGTTGGAAAAACATTCGTTTTATTGCCTGGTTCGCATTATTTGCCTATTTGATTATCGCTACTTTCAGTTTTCTGGGCAAAACACCCACGCCTGCCGGCATCGTCAATGGCAAATATGCTGCGCTGATTCGGCTAGATGGCATGATTGCACCAGGCAGAGATCTTTCCGCTGATGAACTACTTCCTGTTATGCGTGAAGCTTTTGCAGACAAAAACGCGGTAGGTGTTGTGATTAACATCAATTCACCCGGCGGCACCCCCGTGCAGGCAGCCATTATTCACGACGCCATTATTGCCTATAAAAAGAAATATCACAAAAAAGTGATCGTAGTAGGCGAAGATCTTTTAACATCAGGCGCATATTATGTCGCTGTCGCAGGAGATAAAATTTACGTCAACCCCAATACCATTACCGGCTCAATCGGCGTCATCATGAAAGGATTTGGATTCGTTGATCTTATGAAAAAAGTCGGTGTTGAGCGGCGTGTTTATACAGCAGGCGACAACAAGGACCGTCTCGATCCTTTCCTGCCTCAGACCCCGGCGGATCTGGAAAAAATCAAGGAAGTGATGACTGAAGTGCATCAGAATTTTGTACAGGCGGTTATTGAAGGACGCAAGGGCAAGCTAAATGGCGATCCAAAACAGCTGTTTAGCGGTGATTTCTGGTCAGGCCAGACAGCTGTCAAACTGGGCCTGGTAGATGATCTTGGTAATCTCATGGAAGCCATGAACAAGGAATTCAAGACCACGGAATACAAGGAATACGGCCCTTCAGCCAATATCTTTCGTATGCTAAGCGGTCAGTTAAGCAGCGCCTTTGAATTATTTTATACTTACGCGTAA
- a CDS encoding GIN domain-containing protein, whose amino-acid sequence MKRYLLAGVVFPFFLSLAACTNQNPYLSTDHTQENWRQLVDTNPHRWTKGADSWFLTGNPNMAELINRRAPYGAAISTMKVTVPDNYTDIKIDGAFQVQIFGTDEHNTLYLYGPNEGVREVAVEIQGKTLYIRQTQYISPKVMERVIVRIGVRRLRNLTQMGCGTIEAIRIRSSNLCIAATNTACGNVYLAGNVNLRRVDNAGNAAISVFGAYTPALEIKTSGTGSVNISGSVGVRSIEHQGAGDINIIGANSNGLNIRAEGKGKIGIQGFVNLKEVEAKDDACVYAYLVNSDNIKVSAYQHARVGLAGCARTLSAYTFNASRFYGRDFCTQSAFVRAHDTSHMNVTASQKLFASAAGDSSIYFFGPSNLVSEYVNGDGRIISMGNSHWCNYYSEYRPYSYTLSHPYLYKMEGISSRPRTPWKPKRSARAMSYIK is encoded by the coding sequence ATGAAACGATATTTATTAGCAGGGGTTGTCTTTCCTTTTTTTCTTTCCTTGGCCGCCTGCACCAATCAAAACCCCTATCTTAGTACGGATCATACCCAGGAAAACTGGCGTCAATTGGTCGATACCAATCCCCATCGATGGACAAAAGGCGCTGATAGCTGGTTCCTTACGGGGAATCCGAACATGGCAGAATTAATAAACCGCCGCGCGCCTTATGGGGCGGCGATTAGTACAATGAAAGTCACTGTGCCGGACAACTATACCGATATCAAAATTGATGGCGCCTTTCAGGTCCAGATTTTTGGTACAGACGAACACAACACTCTCTACCTTTATGGTCCTAATGAAGGGGTGCGTGAGGTGGCGGTAGAAATTCAGGGCAAAACGCTTTATATACGCCAGACACAGTATATTTCACCCAAGGTAATGGAGCGTGTCATTGTACGCATCGGTGTCCGGCGCTTGCGTAATCTGACCCAGATGGGATGCGGTACGATTGAAGCGATCCGCATCCGAAGCAGCAACCTTTGCATCGCTGCCACCAATACCGCCTGCGGCAATGTTTATTTGGCGGGAAATGTCAATTTGAGGCGGGTCGATAACGCAGGCAATGCTGCCATTAGTGTTTTTGGTGCGTATACGCCCGCGCTGGAAATCAAGACATCCGGTACGGGCTCTGTGAATATTAGCGGCAGTGTAGGTGTACGATCCATTGAGCATCAGGGCGCGGGCGATATTAATATCATCGGTGCAAACAGTAATGGACTTAACATTCGCGCCGAAGGAAAAGGCAAAATTGGCATCCAGGGTTTTGTGAATCTGAAAGAAGTAGAAGCCAAAGATGATGCTTGTGTCTATGCTTATCTGGTAAATAGCGACAATATAAAGGTTTCTGCTTATCAGCATGCCCGTGTTGGCCTTGCGGGTTGTGCGCGCACTTTGTCTGCTTACACATTTAATGCTTCCCGTTTTTATGGGCGTGATTTTTGCACTCAAAGCGCGTTTGTCAGGGCGCATGATACATCGCATATGAATGTGACAGCTAGCCAGAAATTGTTTGCTTCTGCAGCAGGCGATAGCAGTATTTATTTCTTTGGCCCTTCAAATCTTGTTTCGGAATATGTGAACGGCGATGGCAGGATTATTTCAATGGGTAATAGTCATTGGTGTAATTATTACAGTGAATACCGGCCTTATTCCTACACGCTTTCGCATCCCTATCTTTACAAGATGGAAGGCATATCTTCCCGCCCGCGTACACCCTGGAAACCCAAGCGTTCAGCGCGTGCGATGAGTTATATAAAATGA
- a CDS encoding tetratricopeptide repeat protein: MKKSLNITEVQQLHQAGRLEEAREGYLALLKTYPDDPAVLHSLALLYAEEGELAEAEALLKKAISIQPDNPVFLIHYANLLKAKQSYAAAEQILLDLIERHPDFAAAFNNLGTVYFVQDQWQKAIDAFQAAIQIQPDYVDAYYNLGLAFKKSGRHDAAWHAYQALVELIPQHAGAHFQLGCLAMQKAQYAQAIEHFRLIEDNHPFHLETQINLAACYLKQGKLNEAKIHYQKALAIQPDDVQVLFNLGVISMQQGQLVQAIEFYSRALEIKPDFYEAHNNLGFVYLVMKKPDEALDHFRACLRQEPHNKAIRHTIDILTHRKDLSVSPPEYIRSLFDSYADHYEPHLLHLLDYRLPQMMYQIIQEAVPVEGQRWAILDLGCGTGLCGEQFKPLAKTLTGVDLSEKMLAVAAQKNCYDRLIQSEMLSFLYDQKEKYDLIIAGDVIIYFGDLEGVFLAVAKALKPGGLFIFNTEISEADAYMMTASGRFAHHARYLARLALQNHFAVLSAGKAALRTQEGQPVPGYVYLLQKPSP, from the coding sequence ATGAAAAAGTCGCTGAACATCACTGAAGTCCAGCAATTACATCAGGCCGGACGGCTGGAAGAAGCTCGGGAGGGTTATCTTGCTTTGCTGAAAACTTATCCTGATGACCCTGCCGTATTGCACTCGCTGGCACTTTTATATGCCGAAGAAGGCGAGCTTGCCGAGGCTGAGGCTTTACTTAAAAAAGCGATCAGCATTCAACCAGATAACCCTGTTTTTCTCATCCATTATGCAAACTTGTTAAAAGCAAAACAGTCTTATGCCGCAGCCGAACAGATTCTGCTTGATCTCATTGAGCGGCATCCGGATTTTGCAGCGGCGTTTAATAATCTGGGAACAGTGTATTTTGTTCAGGATCAATGGCAGAAAGCCATTGATGCTTTTCAGGCTGCCATTCAAATTCAACCTGATTACGTAGATGCTTATTATAATCTCGGACTTGCATTTAAAAAATCTGGTCGCCATGACGCGGCATGGCATGCTTATCAGGCATTGGTCGAGCTGATTCCGCAACATGCGGGTGCGCATTTTCAGCTGGGCTGTCTTGCGATGCAGAAGGCGCAATATGCACAGGCTATCGAACATTTCCGTCTCATTGAAGACAACCATCCTTTTCATCTTGAAACGCAGATCAATCTGGCAGCGTGTTATTTAAAGCAGGGAAAGCTTAACGAGGCGAAAATCCATTATCAAAAAGCGCTGGCGATTCAGCCTGATGATGTGCAGGTGCTTTTTAATCTGGGCGTGATCAGCATGCAGCAAGGCCAATTGGTTCAGGCTATCGAGTTTTATTCCAGGGCCTTAGAGATCAAGCCCGATTTTTATGAGGCGCACAACAATCTTGGTTTTGTCTATCTGGTCATGAAAAAGCCGGATGAGGCGCTAGACCATTTCCGCGCATGTCTACGCCAGGAGCCGCATAACAAAGCGATACGCCATACCATTGATATTCTGACGCACAGAAAAGATTTATCTGTTTCACCGCCCGAATATATTCGTTCTTTGTTCGATTCCTATGCAGACCATTATGAACCGCATCTGCTGCATTTACTCGATTACCGATTGCCCCAAATGATGTACCAAATCATTCAAGAGGCGGTTCCAGTTGAAGGCCAGCGGTGGGCGATACTGGATTTGGGTTGTGGGACAGGCTTGTGTGGCGAGCAGTTTAAACCATTGGCTAAAACGCTGACGGGTGTAGATCTCTCCGAAAAAATGCTCGCTGTCGCGGCACAAAAAAATTGTTATGACCGACTCATCCAATCCGAGATGCTGTCTTTTTTATATGATCAAAAGGAAAAGTATGACCTGATTATTGCTGGTGATGTCATCATCTATTTTGGCGATCTGGAGGGTGTTTTTTTGGCGGTTGCGAAAGCGTTAAAGCCGGGCGGGCTTTTTATTTTTAACACGGAAATCAGCGAAGCGGATGCCTATATGATGACTGCTTCGGGACGATTTGCTCATCATGCTCGTTATCTTGCGAGGCTGGCTTTGCAAAATCATTTTGCTGTGCTGTCGGCAGGGAAAGCTGCCTTGCGTACCCAGGAAGGCCAGCCTGTGCCGGGTTATGTCTATCTGTTGCAGAAACCTTCTCCATAA
- the aroA gene encoding 3-phosphoshikimate 1-carboxyvinyltransferase — protein sequence MQLTIRTAKAPIQANVIIPGSKNIAYRAIILSALADGVCEISGLQVSENIKLLIAALRELGIVTQLDEASRYCIIAGGNGKLPKKQATLWCHDSLTLSYLLMAICSATSGVYYFDGSASLRERPLTFMMNTLSRQGIQFIPGDSQKMPFTLVGADTLEGGEVILDHTANQHIASALLMIAPFARSPFTFTLHETVNQSHIDMTCAMMAEFGVLVHRIHQRQLMVPVPQRYHAKDYVVEPDFAIAAYFFAAAAVTGGEITIQPVKLAQSKQPNAKFLTILEKMGCRIRETKTGLTLSGPAQLQGIEVSMRDFADTFLALAAIAPFAKSPVRISHLGPLRQKEKSRMTAMKTELTKMGIQVETGEDWIKIFPGSPLGGVINTHADARIAMAAAIIGLKAPGVIIDDAKYAEKTCPEFFSLWEKLAEPLNISA from the coding sequence ATGCAGCTCACGATCAGGACCGCCAAAGCACCCATACAAGCCAATGTGATCATACCGGGTTCAAAAAATATTGCCTATCGCGCAATCATTTTGTCGGCGCTAGCAGATGGCGTGTGTGAAATTTCGGGACTACAGGTGAGCGAGAATATCAAGCTATTGATTGCTGCGCTGCGCGAACTCGGTATTGTCACGCAGCTAGATGAAGCATCACGGTACTGCATTATTGCAGGTGGCAACGGTAAACTCCCCAAGAAGCAAGCAACTTTATGGTGTCATGATTCGCTTACACTTTCCTACCTGTTAATGGCTATCTGCTCGGCCACTTCCGGCGTGTACTACTTTGACGGCAGCGCATCGTTACGTGAACGTCCGCTCACATTTATGATGAATACTTTAAGTCGTCAGGGCATCCAATTTATCCCAGGCGATTCACAAAAAATGCCTTTTACACTCGTAGGTGCAGACACGCTGGAAGGAGGCGAAGTCATTTTGGATCACACTGCCAACCAACATATCGCCAGCGCACTGCTCATGATCGCACCCTTTGCACGTTCGCCTTTTACTTTCACCCTGCATGAAACGGTTAACCAAAGCCATATTGATATGACTTGCGCGATGATGGCGGAGTTTGGCGTACTCGTCCACCGCATCCATCAAAGGCAACTAATGGTACCCGTTCCCCAACGTTATCATGCCAAAGATTATGTAGTTGAACCTGATTTCGCTATCGCTGCTTATTTTTTTGCTGCCGCTGCAGTAACCGGCGGTGAAATTACCATCCAGCCCGTCAAGCTTGCGCAATCCAAACAGCCTAACGCCAAATTTCTCACTATCTTGGAAAAAATGGGATGTCGCATTCGCGAAACCAAAACAGGTCTTACACTTTCCGGGCCGGCGCAATTGCAAGGCATTGAAGTCAGCATGCGCGATTTTGCCGACACCTTTCTGGCTCTCGCTGCTATTGCCCCTTTTGCCAAATCCCCTGTTCGCATTTCTCATCTGGGTCCACTGCGTCAAAAAGAAAAAAGCCGCATGACTGCGATGAAAACCGAGTTAACCAAAATGGGCATCCAAGTCGAAACAGGCGAAGACTGGATTAAAATTTTCCCCGGCTCGCCTCTGGGCGGCGTTATAAACACGCATGCAGATGCCCGCATTGCCATGGCTGCTGCCATTATCGGACTAAAAGCTCCAGGCGTGATCATTGATGACGCAAAGTATGCAGAAAAAACCTGCCCTGAATTTTTTTCCCTATGGGAAAAATTGGCAGAACCGCTCAACATCAGTGCATGA
- the cfa gene encoding cyclopropane fatty acyl phospholipid synthase: MEKVSATTSKVNTNTDTAKNIAQQLLESAGIAINGHEPWDIQIHNEEIYSRVLHDNSLGLGEAYMDKWWDCQRLDIFFEKILRARLDAKIKIPFHFYLRLLLARIINFQTKSRAKQVAYKHYDLGNPLFTAMLDKRMIYSCAYWKDAATLEEAQEKKLDLICQKLQLKPGHRLLDIGCGWGGLARFAAENYGANVVGVTISEQQYRYAKEYCKDLPVEIRLQDYRDINETFDRIVSVGMFEHVGYMNYPTFMATAHRALADNGLFLLHTIGVNESSYFANEWITKYIFPNGMLPSIAQVAKPTEKLFVMEDWHNFGSYYDNTLMAWHENFLRHWENLKSQYDDRFYRMWTYYLLSCAGGFRARTIQLWQIVFSKRGVIGGYLAPR, from the coding sequence ATGGAAAAAGTGTCAGCCACTACCTCAAAAGTAAACACGAACACGGATACCGCTAAAAATATTGCACAACAGCTTTTGGAATCAGCCGGCATTGCCATTAATGGTCACGAACCATGGGATATACAAATTCACAATGAAGAAATCTATTCACGCGTCTTACATGATAACTCTCTGGGCCTCGGCGAAGCTTACATGGACAAATGGTGGGACTGCCAGCGATTGGATATTTTCTTCGAAAAAATTCTTCGCGCCCGACTTGATGCGAAAATAAAAATTCCTTTTCATTTTTATTTAAGGCTCCTTTTAGCCCGCATTATTAATTTTCAAACTAAAAGCCGCGCAAAACAGGTGGCTTATAAACACTATGATCTTGGCAATCCGCTTTTCACCGCGATGCTGGACAAACGCATGATTTACAGCTGCGCCTACTGGAAAGATGCCGCAACGCTCGAAGAAGCACAAGAAAAAAAATTGGACCTTATCTGCCAAAAATTGCAGTTGAAACCAGGTCACCGCTTGCTGGATATAGGCTGCGGCTGGGGCGGGCTCGCACGATTCGCCGCCGAAAATTATGGCGCGAACGTAGTAGGCGTCACCATTTCAGAACAGCAATATCGTTATGCAAAAGAATACTGCAAAGATTTGCCAGTCGAAATCCGGCTACAGGACTATCGTGACATCAACGAAACATTTGACCGCATCGTCTCGGTTGGCATGTTTGAACATGTGGGTTATATGAATTATCCCACTTTTATGGCAACAGCACATCGCGCACTCGCCGACAATGGATTGTTTTTGCTACATACCATCGGCGTAAATGAATCGAGCTATTTCGCAAATGAATGGATCACCAAATATATTTTTCCCAACGGCATGCTGCCTTCCATTGCGCAAGTTGCAAAACCTACTGAAAAACTATTCGTTATGGAAGATTGGCATAACTTCGGCTCTTATTACGACAACACCCTCATGGCCTGGCATGAAAATTTCTTACGTCATTGGGAAAATTTAAAATCGCAATATGATGATCGTTTCTATCGCATGTGGACTTATTATCTGCTTTCCTGTGCAGGAGGCTTTCGTGCGCGCACGATTCAATTATGGCAAATTGTATTCTCCAAACGGGGTGTCATCGGCGGCTATCTCGCGCCACGCTAA
- a CDS encoding FUSC family protein — translation MTWLKSFTARHAISAGVAIFLSVYANQHLAYGGEGFLVLTAFLVSQTTRGTPLRQGLLYSLIVLTGILVFALALTVIKQRSVIYLLISAIFMLSGYLTFIYRPVQNKTFFLIMLFSLVLLVIALSPTAISPLRDQFIDAVMGAAIGVICSQIILPVQFDREFCSGLLPLLHALINYSHGITERFTGQNQDADALLRIKSEVEKALQTQKGNYPEWVYEAGFNPGLRAGFRFFLTNLEHLTDTFFSMDYRAAQPVDPELIKKLSTPVTIVTQKNEELMRILVAYLASAQLVKTESDFTSDISELENKVKSLIPAQLELLDISPDFLTVVGFIYDIKEARKLLLQLVSTLPVQ, via the coding sequence ATGACTTGGCTGAAATCATTTACTGCTCGTCATGCCATAAGCGCAGGTGTGGCTATTTTTCTTTCAGTATACGCCAATCAGCATTTGGCCTACGGCGGTGAAGGTTTTCTTGTGCTGACAGCATTTCTGGTAAGCCAAACAACGCGCGGCACACCGCTGCGTCAGGGATTGCTCTACTCGCTCATTGTGCTGACAGGTATACTGGTCTTTGCACTGGCGCTGACAGTTATAAAGCAGCGGAGTGTGATTTATCTGTTGATTAGTGCCATCTTTATGCTCAGTGGTTATCTGACATTCATCTATCGCCCGGTACAGAATAAAACTTTTTTTCTCATCATGCTTTTTTCTCTGGTTTTACTTGTCATTGCCCTATCGCCCACGGCAATTTCGCCGTTACGTGATCAATTTATAGATGCAGTGATGGGAGCGGCCATCGGCGTGATATGCAGTCAAATCATATTGCCGGTTCAGTTTGATAGGGAATTTTGCAGTGGTTTGTTGCCGTTGTTGCATGCGCTAATCAATTATTCGCATGGTATTACAGAACGGTTTACCGGACAAAATCAGGATGCGGATGCGCTGTTGAGAATAAAGTCTGAGGTTGAAAAAGCACTGCAAACACAAAAAGGCAATTACCCGGAATGGGTTTATGAAGCGGGATTTAATCCTGGCTTGCGTGCGGGCTTTCGTTTTTTTTTAACCAACCTCGAGCATCTCACGGATACATTTTTTTCGATGGACTATCGGGCTGCACAGCCGGTAGATCCGGAGCTGATTAAAAAACTGTCTACACCAGTCACGATTGTCACGCAAAAAAATGAAGAGTTGATGAGGATATTGGTTGCATACCTCGCCAGTGCCCAGCTTGTCAAAACCGAATCTGATTTCACAAGTGACATTTCGGAACTGGAAAATAAGGTAAAGTCGTTGATACCGGCTCAGCTGGAATTGCTGGATATTTCGCCTGATTTTCTAACCGTGGTAGGGTTCATCTATGACATAAAAGAGGCGCGCAAGCTGTTATTGCAATTGGTGTCAACGCTGCCTGTACAATAA
- a CDS encoding cytochrome c1: MMRQHRVFKILLAILVAAFSTQIWAEGSESSKGLVLASAPIDRSDMESIKRGAKFFATNCMTCHTMIYLRYDKVAKEAGITLDKMPINIKSWPYGVTPPDLSLETDIRGVNWIYTYLHSFYMDSSRPTGVNNLLVPNTAMPDILAPYQGDQVLLTTKPDAGAIFGDVQYYDLLKLTKQGSMTPEQFDATIADLVNFLAYAAEPYHEEQQRIGWWVLGFLVILFVLMYLLKREYWKDVKKHKKE, from the coding sequence ATGATGAGGCAGCATCGCGTATTTAAAATCTTGTTGGCCATTTTAGTGGCTGCGTTTTCTACCCAGATTTGGGCGGAAGGAAGTGAATCGTCTAAAGGGCTTGTGCTCGCGAGCGCGCCCATTGATCGATCTGATATGGAATCCATTAAGCGAGGCGCCAAGTTTTTTGCTACTAACTGCATGACTTGTCACACCATGATTTATCTGCGCTATGACAAAGTGGCAAAAGAAGCGGGAATCACTCTCGATAAAATGCCGATCAATATCAAGAGCTGGCCGTATGGCGTCACACCGCCTGATTTGTCACTGGAAACGGATATTCGTGGCGTTAACTGGATTTATACCTATCTCCATAGTTTCTATATGGATAGTTCCCGTCCTACCGGCGTCAATAATCTGCTGGTGCCCAATACGGCTATGCCCGATATACTCGCACCTTATCAGGGTGACCAGGTGTTGCTGACGACGAAACCGGATGCCGGTGCCATTTTTGGTGATGTGCAATACTATGACTTGCTTAAGCTCACCAAGCAGGGCAGCATGACGCCGGAGCAATTTGACGCCACTATTGCGGATTTGGTCAATTTTCTTGCCTATGCGGCTGAGCCCTATCATGAGGAACAGCAGCGTATTGGATGGTGGGTATTAGGTTTCCTCGTCATCCTCTTTGTGCTTATGTATTTGCTGAAACGCGAATACTGGAAAGATGTAAAGAAACATAAGAAAGAATAG